Below is a window of Carassius auratus strain Wakin chromosome 50, ASM336829v1, whole genome shotgun sequence DNA.
ttataatgtattacaatattgAGGTGCAGATAATAGCCATTgtttgcaataagtagtataaatagcataaattcatgttattttaacatagtgtgaatagaatctatagctatttgcacATACCTGTAGTGTATCGATATTTACACTATGTGCAAATAGTTATAGAATCTATAACTATTTGCACATAGTGTATCGCTATCTATAGCTATTTGCACAATAGCCTGTATCGCTATTTACAGCCGCTGTCTTACAAGTTATTGTATACACTTGCAAATAAGCAGCAGTCAAAAGCCAGTGGCCTGTTACGATAGCTGCAGCATAGAAATGTGATCTTCTGATTCTAAGAGACACCTGTAGATGATAGTAGAATGACTTTTTGCACACTGATATATCCAACAGTTCAGTGCCTTTTGGAatgtaaaactattaatttatcaTGCAATTTGTAAAGTTAAACAGTTACAGCCAACTACAGATGGGAACCTCGTCTGGCCTCTGATCCTCCGATTACCCTCAAGGAATGGTCAAGGATGCCTCTTGTATTAGTAGATCCACACTTTGCATCTGGGTATCAAATGGCAGGACAAAGTTTTGTAATTAATCCGTGAATTGTTCCCATTcaattgaattaaacattttcttaCCACTGGGATGAACAGCAAAAAGTTCATTCCGAGAAAACCCAACAAGCTGAGAAAACAGACAAAGGTCCTGTAGGATAATTCATGCATTCTGTGTCCTCTGCTGTTAAACACTAAGAGTGGCGTATTTATAGAAGGGATGAAAGGGTGTCTTTTTGACAAATGGGGTACTGGTAACTCATTAACTTTACACAGGAAATGAGCGTGTTGATCAGAAGACTGCATGGTGGGTATCAAGCATCTCACTcaaattaactttatattttgtattttatacctGATAGTTTTCAGTTTGACATTAAGGATCAAATTTGACCATAGGAAACTTAActattttgtgcatgtttttgtcttatttttctgTATGGAGCATCAACAGAAAAAGATTTTACAGCCACTTGTGATTCAGCTGGAGGAGAAAAGCTACTCCACTGACAAAGATGTTTCCCTCAAGGACCAGAATGACCTTTCTCTCATAATTCAAATCTTTGcattaattaagaaaataagCTCACCAATTacaaacatttctgaagggaaatGGACATTATTTGTTAagtttaatgtttgtattttgcaGATTTCTTATTGAGCTTGCCATGCTCTACCAGTTAAACTACAGAAACGCTATCATCTAGTTTGATTTCACACATTTTagacattcaaataaagatttgtgAATTCATGAACTAGAAAAAACAACAATGCGAGTTCACTCTGCCTTGCCTGTGTCAGAGTATTTACAGAAACCAGAGGTCTAATAACAGTAGGGAAGCTCTTCTTGATACAAAAGACAGTTGTAGCTATGATGGTGTGACGCTCACCACTGGCTACACCAAAGCAAACAAGCATGGGGTCCTGTCATAGAACTGTCAACACATTTGTGCCTCTGTCTGCAGAGAACAAAAGCCGAAGGCTTAAGTAATTCTTGGAAAAATCATTTTAGACAAATTGACTCAACCAATGCCACAAATGACCACAAACAGAACCTTATGGGGAGAGAAagataaaaatgcatatgctgtTTGATCCCAATTGTCAATTGCTCCATGCTAATTTAGTCTAGCACAACAGTTCTGGAAGTAAAAAATAATGCTCTTTTGTTCCGTGATATCCAACAGGAGTCCTTTGAGCCATGTTACCTGGCAACCACAGTTAACCACAGAACAGCAGTTAAGATAAGCCAGAAAAACCTGAAATttttctggctttttttttttttatgcagatttccagcatagattttttttgttaacaaccTCTGCTCCAGTAGTTGCCGGTAAAATAATTGGCTCACTATGTTTTTaaacgaaagaaagaaatataggcTAATCAGATACGTTTCAGTGAAAGCCAGTGTAATAGAGTTACACTGGAAGCTGATTCATGTCATGTTAAGTGACTTGAAAATCGTTCAGACAGACAAGAAAATTACTGGCAATGTAATGGATACATCAGAAGTATTTTGCTCACATTTAAGGAAGTGCCATACTGCTTGTTAGCAAATACTGGGGACCATACTGTCattcatttactttaaataatttttcattcatgTTGTCCAGCATAGGTCACACATTTTTAGCCATTATTGTTATCTATTCCTTCTTGCAACACATTTTTAAGGACTGAACTACAGGCTACTTCCACACTGGTGCTTTATGCTATTGGGTTTTACAGTAACATTTGAAAGCCACTATGTTCCCTTGAGGGATTATGGAAAAAATCCTACAATCCTACTCTGAAGAAGAATCTGTGAATCTGTCAAACTCTCACAAGCGAATGTACACTGGATATTTCTCATGTGAATTCATTTTACACATAGGATCACGAAGTGACGTTATTCCTCGCGCGTGGTGAGTTGTGACGTCGATCCTGTTCTGAGACGCATCATTTGGCAACCCATCACAGTTCCTCTCCGGTGAAGCTAAGCTACAACCCTACTGCGTTTGCCATCACTGCTGGATAGAGCACTACAACCTTAGGCTCGCCAGGCAAAAAAATAGCGCGGGAAATATATTAAACATCTCAGGTAAGCGTTCGAGTGCTTTAGCTGTTTTCTTTGTTGCCTCGTTTTTCCTGAGCTCAGAATTGAGTTTGTACATTTTTAGAGAGTGAATGCTAGCTGTTAGCACACTTTCGCATGCTGGGTTTTCAGCGCCGGTGTGTAGGAAATCCTCCCTGAAAGACGCACCGCTGGAAAGTAATGTTTCATCTGCTGTTCCGAGTGTTTACAACAATTGAATGCCCAGGGTTATcgagaaaatattttttgttccctTGTCCAATTGGCGCTGAAATTACCACTGGATTTTACAAATACGTAGGCGTCAGTTAAAACTTATTTTCATTGTATTACAGTCtgtatgctttattaataattcGCAGTTATTAAACATAAACTTATATTTATTACCTTTTACTTATCTATTGTGtgcaaatatgtaatattaatgaaCATTTCCCTCATATGCTTTCAAAGCTCTtagaagaaaaacaataaatcttaCTATCTGTGCGACCAGCGAGGTCCAAAATGTTTCGTTTTAGTTAAGAGAACAGGGCGAGTGACCTTTTTATGAAATGCGAAGCATATGTCATTTTGGCTCGCGCTCAACGATTATGATTCATCCCGGTGATTCGAATCTTGTGAGTTAAAAGATTTGTTCAGCTGATTCGTTCGTTCACTCTTTTTCTGCATGTCACGTCGTTAAGACTATTTTAAAGGATGCGTTTCCTgatgatttactcacccccatgtcatccaagatcttcatgtctttctttcatcAATCataaagaaattaaggtttttgaggaaaacatttcaggatttttctccattctgaTTCCGACTCCATACCAAAAATGACCCTCACACATGTTctctttaataaatgaaaatatgatgGCCATTTTGTTATAATCCTTGGTTGAAGTAGTGTTTATTATCCAATTTTCGAGTATATTCAAAAACAGCTAGTCAGGAACTAGTCTGAAGGCTTATTTGATTTTTGTCTGTATCCCTGGTTTTTCTACTTCTAAACAGCTAATTGCATATTTCTGCTGGTTCATTCCCACGGTTGTAATTTTTATGAAGGTCACAAGACACAAAGGCAGTGCAGTCTAATGACAACACCATTTTGTTTACTGTCACTGTGTCTTTGAATCTGGACTTCAGTAGTAGTttgtcattgtatttttttttttttttactatatatatatatatatatacacagaataTTCAATCCCATTAGCCTTGAGTACTTTTATTTAGATTCTTAATGTAAAGCCTTTATATTAAAGCGCTCCTGACTGCCTATGGGTCATTCTGTTGTTATTACTGAAGTATCTGTTGACATCTTATTGGTTACAGTAGTACAATTCCCCAGGTGCCCCTGTGCACAGCAGCTGGCCATGTGACACATGAATTATTCATACTGAGGATGTGGGATGTAGGATCAATTTGCATCTGGTGTACATATAAGTGACTTGATCATGTCAGATGGCCCAATAGGATGGCTATATCTCCAATCGGTTCTTTCTCAGACCAGCTTTCAAGTGTTAAAAAAGGCCAGCTTCTCTATAGGGACTGAATTCTTTCGCCCACAGTCCCAGAAGTCCCTTTTTAGCTTTGCTCCCTGTAGTTGGACGCTGTTTAATGCCAGTGCCACTGCAGAGGCAGCTCTGGGTCCTTAGTCACAGAAGTGCTGAGTGGCTCTTGAAAAGAAATTGTACCGCACAACATCTTGTCTAACCTTCTGAAATAATCCACCTGACCCCTACACTTGAACCGGCATTCAGTAAGTGTCAAAATAACCCATGCACTTCActaaatgttttgaagaatttttttttttatgcagattGTATCCTGATAGTTTAGGGGCGGGAAAACAAGCATTTGCTGCCATGCAGTGTGTGTTCTTCTGTTTGTGCAAACTCTGCCCGTTTGGGGTGCATGTGGAACTTGGCACCAGTGTTATATAGCAAACAATGCGAGGCTGCAAAAACAGCTCATCGCTATCATTACCACTACTGAGTGTCCTGATAAGTTTACGGAAAGGATCGTATGATGCGGCTGGATGCATCAGGAAGAAAGTGGCAGGCTGAGATTGAAATACCTTGTATTGGGTTGAATGTGTGTAAGATATGTGAAAGTGAGCCTTAAAATTGTCAAATGCAGAATAGATCAGATTACAATGACTTCCTATATCTTTTTGATCACTTACATGCATTTTTAGGCCttgcaaatgtaaacatttagttGCCAGTTCTACGTTTTAAATTTGTCAGTTAGGTGAAAGGTTATATGAGATTTTGTCAAAATTGCAAGAATGCAGTACAATCTAATAATCTGTCATTGATTACCTGTGTGTTTTCCTTTGTgaatttaaagggttactccacccaaaattggaaattttgtcattaatcacttacccccatgttgttccaaacccgtaaaaagctcagttcgtcttaggaacacaatttaagatattttcgatgaaaacctagaggcttgagactgtccctttagcccctttcacactgccattgcggcaaatacaggggtaaagcgttcctgtaattgtttcctggtcgctagatttggcactttcacactgccagtgatgacccggtatatgtgcgtgctttcacacacaacccttgaagatacCGTaaggacacgtgacatcagcgcgtgacgtgtaatgtcccttttctttatcttttattttattaaacattaaccCAGTATCTGCTGTGGATGAGCTGTATTGACTTGTTATCAGTGGCCAAGAGATAAGAATAATAAACCTGTGTATTTTGTTGTGATTTTACTATGCCACTTAATTTGTTGAATCAATTAGTGATATGTAAAGCTCTTTGCGGTTAATGCACCGTAATGCCATTCAGGAGCACTTCTATCGACCCCAGCAAGTCAGAATCCAGCTGCGGTCCAGGATAGTAATACAACACCACTTCTTAAGTGgccattacatattttaattaataacatgCAGTAACTGTGGACTGAGATCTTAACAGGAAGGGAAGGAAGTGACCTGCATGAAATTTACCGCAGACTGACGAAACATTTATGTTTATGAAGTTCTCTATTTGGGTTAGAGCCCTTGTGAAATGTGTGCGTATTTGCAGTCTGATACTATGTGATAATCTTTCTGTTGGTGTTTTTCAGGGGTGTAACAGAGGAGGGAAGGTGCACTCAGGATGGTTACCATTCCAGAGTACTACGAGGGAAAAAATGTTCTCATCACAGGGGCCACAGGCTTTATGGGGAAAGTACTTCTGGAGAAGCTGCTACGCTCTTGTCCTGGTGTCAAAGCTGCCTATGTGCTTGTCCGGCCCAAAGCAGGACAGGTGCCCAATGTCCGAATTGCTGACATGATCAACTGCAAGGTAGGTGCAGGTCTGGAAGATTGCTGGAGAAAAATCATGGTTTGGGCTTTCAGTTCTCAATTGAGTTATGTGCTTCATGGCTTAAATTAAGGGTAAGGCTaggctatacaaaaaaaaagtactgtataGTTTACAATTTTTTTCCCCAATCAGATGAACAATCTTTAACAAACTGACACTTGATTATGGTGAAAGTGATCTTGAGCCTTTAAATGTTTCAGCTTTTTGACAGACTGCGAGAGGAGCAGCCCGATTTCGCAGAGAAGATCGTGGCGGTCAACAGCGACCTGACGCAGCCAGATCTGGACCTCAGCATAGAAGACCAGGAGACCCTCGTGGGCTGCATTAACATAGTGTTTCACTGCGCTGCCACCATCCGCTTCAACGAGCCTCTGAAGTAAGCCATAATCTCCACCCACAGGACGGCACAAAGCATCATCAACAGATACGAGTCTAGATGCTTCTGATATTTAGGTGGTTATATCACAGGAAGCAACTGAGTTTTTATAACGCATCGCTGGAGTCATCTCTTCATTTCATAATATTAAGTAGACCATTGCATTGGGGCTGTTGAGATAATGACATACTGTCTGATGATTAACTGATAATTCCAATTAGCGATTAAGCTTTGTTTGTCACTTACAGTGTCATGTAGCTTTAATCATGTATTCACATTAAAcctatattttattaatgaaataatcataattaataattcaaattctgcttttaattagtttttttccaCTCACAAAATGTTAGTGGTACGAATAGGTATAACAATGTTGACATTACTGTTTTGCTACTGCTATTGTTTTTATTAAGAACTATTATTGGTAATGCTAATAATACAATGTATtactattatatactattattatcattattattattaatacaatgatttcttaataataatacaatttatagtaAGTAATATTAAAACTCATTATATTTGTCTTCACtactttattatttctattattgctATTATAATCATTTTGTTAAtgctaataatacatttattaaggatacaaaaaaatgtattactatttgCATTAATAACAGTTTTaacaattacattattaatttacaataaatcataatttgatTCATAGTAGCGTTAGTAATTGCAATTAAAGTCCTGTCATTATTATTTAACCTTTAAATATTGTcatcaatgtattattattattaatgctaataatacatgtattgtatcattaattataaatattatttgtatttatgatcttattattaataatagtcacagtaataatataataatactgtaattgtgtttttttaaatgtaaaatattattcaaatattttgcattagtaatatatttctgCTCAAATTCTTAGGTCATTGCTACTTTTTATCAGCTCACACttgtaatgtcaaattaaaatgagGTCAAACTGCAACGCTGTGCATTCATTACTTGCTAAAGCCTTGTTTATGCTTTAACGTGAGTGTGGAATGAACCACTTGGCTGTACACGCACAAACGCttgtaaaaaatgtttatgcattCTTCACCTgacttatatattatgtatatattatacttattaCTTATTTCCTTAAATTTCTCTTATTCAGTTTTCATAGTAAGTTGAAGAGTTGAAACTACACTAACTGCAAGTTACCgtgattgatatttttttttggggTTAGGTGGTTTTGTACAAATCGCAGCAGGTCAATCTTAAAGTTAATCAGATCTGCTCAGAGTCACTGCAGTTCAGGTATTTTTTCTGTCCCTCTGCTGCAGAGATGCCATGCAGTTGAATGTACTGGCCACGCAGAAGATGCTTAACTTGGCTCACAGAATGAAGCATTTGGAGGTGTTTATCCACGTGTCCACAGCCTATGCCCACTGTGACCGAGAGCTCATTGAAGAGGTGGTCTATCCTCCACCTGTCGATTACAGGAAGCTCATAGACACACTTGAGTAAGTCTTTGCTCTCCAAAACATTCTTCTTGTCTTTGTTCTCGCAAGCACCTTCCTCATCATACTtagtctaataaataaatatgtcaagaacatatacacagtacagtgtatacatatacatagtgGCTGTTTTCACACATAACGCCATACATTTAACAATGCTTTCCCAGTTAGAGATCATGCATAAACCCATTTTCAGAATGCTTGCAAGATATCTCtaataattattagatttttcttcttttttttttctgagggttactttattttgtttttcattatcatTTTCCACACTctgttatttaagtattatttatatagtataatcttttttttttcttttttttttaaattagcttttatttttatattttcagttcattttgattttatgtgCTGAATTAAGTTAGTATTTTggatatagtatagtatatacttagtatttaatatataatataatgtaatatatatttagtataattatatgtgcgtgtgtgtatatatttatatgtatatgtgtatatatttatatgtaaacatataatttgttttagttGTATTCATTTTAGTTCTtttacttatttcagttagttttaacatttcaaattaattttgtttaaccCACGTTTAATTGCTTAAAgtaaaatgagtgtgtgtgtgtttatatatacatacacacacacacacacacagacacacacacacacatatgtatgtatgtttatatttttaatttttaaaatttttcttttttttatatttattgtaatcttataatcttttaaaaaatataatcttttaaaatagattttatgtaaaaaaagaaaaaaaaacattaaacatatatgcaacaaaaaaactttaactaCAAAACAGCTCAGAAATAAGAAAATAACACAATGACTATTGAAGCTATTTCAAGCAGCATTAACTAGATGAGACCctctcatttatttaatttttttgctctcCCTCAAACTCCTGGATTTTTTTGATGCTGACAGGTGGATGGACGACAAACTCGTCTCTTTAATGACACCGAAGCTTATCGGTGAGCGGCCTAACACATACACTTACACTAAAGCCTTGGCAGAACACCTCATCCAGCAGGAGTGTGGAAACCTCAACATCGCCATCGTCAGGCCCTCTATCGTAGGAGCCAGCTGGAAGGAGCCGTTTCCCGTAAGCATGCTCATTTCCATCCTcccacttaataaaaaaaaaaaaaaatacctgttgAATTTTAAACACCACTCTTTCTTTTCCACTCTGTTAAAGGGCTGGATTGATAATTTCAATGGGCCAAGCGGGATATTCATTGCTGTGAGTGGCCACTTTGATTTTTAGTAGATGTAAATGCAGTGGCATTTCAATTTGTATGATTGCTTATTGGTACCTCatgttaaaagcttttttttttttttggttgtgcaGGCAGGAAAGGGGATTCTACGAACAATGAGGGCTTCAAATAACGCTGTCGCTGATCTCGTGCCAGTCGATGTGGTCATAAACAACACTTTGGCCGCTGCCTGGTATTCCGGTTCCCAGAGACATGCCAGGTCAGACTTCCACACGAACACCAACAGGCACTCACACACGGATCACTGGGAAATAAAGTCATGGAATAAATGCTGCTGGTTTTCTGACAGTAACGTTTATCTCCATCGCAGGCCGAGAAGTATGTTGGTGTACAACTGCACGACGGGCGGAATCAATCCCTTTCACTGGGGTGAAGTTGGTATGGATCACTTTTACAAACAAATCGCTGCTTGACTCAAATATCCACAGTGGCCTTCAGTGCTTCATTATTCCAGTTCCATTTTCCATATCGACTGCTAATCAAAGAACTGGTCACATTAAATGAAAGAGCGTGAGAACAGTGACATGTTTGAACAAGCGTTTGGATTTAGTTTCTTTTACTCTTATATGGGAATGGATTTAACTTTGATTTGATTATTCAGGCTTACATTTCGGACAATTCTCTTCATAGCTGTCTGGACTCCACTGAAGTAGGGTAGAAGTAGGAATGAGTTATGATAACCATTAGGGCTGcgcgatgtgtcgtttaagcatcgatatcgcgatgtatgaatccacgatagtcacatcgcatgATGTGCTATGTAggttgtcgtagttgatccgttattcattaactgtacgggccagctgctccccggcccttgacgaatgtgattcgcggattaattgcacagcttaaccatcatagagtgaaagtttatcatttgcatgcagagtgagagagagagagtgagcgcgCGCGAGAAAGAGGGCGCTGCATGaaagagacagagtgagagagagagagagagagagagggaaatggagggagagagagagagagagagagagcgcgagacagaaggaaagagagagagaccacgagagagagacagagggagtgagcgagagagaaaaaaagagcgagagagagcgcgagaccatcttcaaacaacacaagcgctgtctctgaaagaactttttttattagatttcatgtcgcaatatatatcgcagaaaagcAGAATATCgcaatgtcttttttttccccaatatcgtgcagccctaataaccATTAGTTGGATGAGTTATGAACGGTTTTGTGATACCATATTTTTTACAACCTTTTATCATGTTGTGAACTTAAAATCTGGTTATAGATCTGAATTTATCCACAGTATATGGAAAATTCAACATGGTAACAAAGTAATTCTGTGTCCTTGATATTAAAttctaatgttttttatattatattataatactaaaCACTGTAAGTTCTACATTTTCATTtctcaaaaaaagttttaaatatttttatgtagtGGACAGAAGTATATTATTGAATTTTATGGATTTACAATGTAATTAGGTGAGAAATTTTGTATAAtgattatataatgtttatttcttaGATTCAAtttatattaagatattattgATATATGTTAATGACTTAATTATAGGGGTGCAACAGTCTTGATGCATCATTTCatacagttacattttattttacctgcTAATATATGGATCTTATctgatctttatttaaaaaagatctTTTTTCACAGAAACATTTAGCTGTATACTGCAGCAATGTgccttatttttaacattttgcaTTGACACACACTAAATACAGTATGTCTCAAAATGAGATTTATATTCAAAACTAGCTGTAAAGC
It encodes the following:
- the LOC113066850 gene encoding LOW QUALITY PROTEIN: fatty acyl-CoA reductase 1-like (The sequence of the model RefSeq protein was modified relative to this genomic sequence to represent the inferred CDS: deleted 1 base in 1 codon), whose product is MVTIPEYYEGKNVLITGATGFMGKVLLEKLLRSCPGVKAAYVLVRPKAGQVPNVRIADMINCKLFDRLREEQPDFAEKIVAVNSDLTQPDLDLSIEDQETLVGCINIVFHCAATIRFNEPLKDAMQLNVLATQKMLNLAHRMKHLEVFIHVSTAYAHCDRELIEEVVYPPPVDYRKLIDTLEWMDDKLVSLMTPKLIGERPNTYTYTKALAEHLIQQECGNLNIAIVRPSIVGASWKEPFPGWIDNFNGPSGIFIAAGKGILRTMRASNNAVADLVPVDVVINNTLAAAWYSGSQRHARPRSMLVYNCTTGGINPFHWGEVEYHVISTFKRNPLEQAFRRPNVNLTTNHLINQYWIAVSHKAPAFLYDLFLRMSGREPRMMKTITRLHKAMMVLEYFTSHSWVWNTDNVTMLMNQMGPEDKKVFNIDVRQLHWAEYMENYCMGTKKYVLNEELSGLPAARKHLNKLRNIRYTFNTILVVLIWRIFIARSQMARNIWYFVVSLCFKFLSYFRASSTMRY